The Microbacterium luteum genome includes a region encoding these proteins:
- the coxB gene encoding cytochrome c oxidase subunit II, protein MHSKRRLRWAVLPIGIATAAVLAGCTPTELNGFLPGFTEDGVPTTDKTEMVSGLWVNSWIVLLAVGVVTWGLMLWAMIAYRRRKGQTGLPVQLRYNMPIEIFYTVVPLILVVGFFAFTARDQAILETRYEDPDVSITAIGKQWAWDFQYNGEEEDGSDAVWSMGIQAQPDEQGNIDESQLPTLYLPVNQTVEIKLNSRDVIHSFWIIDFLYKKDMYIGKDNYWSFTPTREGEYAGKCAELCGEYHSMMLFNVKVVSEAEYDSYLASLEAAGNTGNINEAYDRLQNLPGTGDSSEGDE, encoded by the coding sequence GTGCACTCGAAACGCCGTCTCCGCTGGGCCGTTCTTCCCATCGGGATCGCAACGGCCGCAGTCCTCGCCGGATGCACACCGACGGAGCTGAACGGGTTCCTCCCCGGCTTCACGGAGGACGGCGTTCCGACGACGGACAAGACCGAGATGGTCTCGGGTCTGTGGGTCAACTCCTGGATCGTGCTGCTCGCGGTCGGCGTGGTCACCTGGGGCCTGATGCTGTGGGCGATGATCGCCTACCGTCGTCGCAAGGGCCAGACGGGTCTGCCTGTCCAGCTGCGCTACAACATGCCGATCGAGATCTTCTACACGGTCGTGCCGCTGATCCTCGTGGTCGGCTTCTTCGCCTTCACGGCGCGTGACCAGGCCATCCTCGAGACCCGTTACGAAGATCCCGACGTCTCGATCACCGCGATCGGCAAGCAGTGGGCGTGGGACTTCCAGTACAACGGCGAAGAGGAAGACGGCTCCGATGCCGTCTGGAGCATGGGCATCCAGGCCCAGCCCGACGAGCAGGGGAACATCGACGAGAGCCAGCTGCCGACGCTCTATCTCCCGGTCAACCAGACGGTCGAGATCAAGCTCAACTCGCGCGACGTCATCCACTCCTTCTGGATCATCGACTTCCTCTACAAGAAGGACATGTACATCGGCAAGGACAACTACTGGTCCTTCACGCCGACGCGCGAGGGCGAGTACGCCGGAAAGTGCGCCGAGCTCTGCGGTGAGTACCACTCGATGATGCTGTTCAACGTCAAGGTCGTCAGCGAAGCCGAGTACGACAGCTATCTCGCCTCTCTCGAGGCTGCTGGCAACACCGGCAACATCAACGAGGCGTACGACCGCCTCCAGAATTTGCCCGGCACGGGCGACAGCTCCGAGGGAGACGAGTGA
- the erpA gene encoding iron-sulfur cluster insertion protein ErpA, whose product MTDTALTTDQIAREHGVSLTDAAAQKVKNLLEQEGRDDLRLRVAVQPGGCSGLIYQLYFDERFLDGDKAIDFAGVEVIVDDMSVPYLDGATIDFKDTISEQGFTIDNPNAAGSCACGDSFH is encoded by the coding sequence ATGACCGACACCGCCCTGACGACCGATCAGATCGCCCGTGAGCACGGCGTCTCGTTGACGGACGCCGCCGCACAGAAGGTGAAGAACCTCCTGGAGCAGGAGGGTCGCGACGACCTCCGCCTGCGTGTGGCTGTGCAGCCCGGCGGGTGCAGCGGCCTGATCTACCAGCTCTACTTCGACGAACGGTTCCTCGACGGCGACAAGGCCATCGACTTCGCCGGCGTCGAGGTCATCGTCGATGACATGAGCGTGCCCTACCTCGACGGCGCCACGATCGACTTCAAGGACACGATCTCGGAGCAGGGGTTCACGATCGACAACCCCAACGCCGCGGGCAGCTGCGCATGCGGTGACAGCTTCCACTGA